A single genomic interval of Eurosta solidaginis isolate ZX-2024a chromosome 3, ASM4086904v1, whole genome shotgun sequence harbors:
- the Mlp60A gene encoding muscle LIM protein Mlp84B isoform X3: protein MQLNRCWHVAEGIIEDVLSVYFATEHWILLCIATVQIKIFTAEPWHKECFKCGHCSKGLDSILCCEGPDRNIYCKACYAKKFGPKGYGYGQGGGALQSDCYENGDLAPKIADIDVGKIRARPGEGCPRCGGVVFAAELVLSKGREWHRKCFKCRDCTKTLDSIIACDGPDKEVYCKTCYGKKWGPHGYGFACGSSFLQTDGMTEEQISSQRPFVCPDTTSIKAPEGEGCPRCGGAVFAAEQQLSKGQMWHKKCYNCADCHRPLDSMIACDGPDKDIYCRPCYGKRYGPKGFGYGHAPTLVSTSGESTIQFPEGKPFSGARSSGGCPRCGYAVFAAEQMISKSRIWHKRCFHCADCRKSLDSTNLNDGPDGDIYCRACYGRNFGPKGVGFGLGAGTLTMT from the exons ATGCAGCTGAACAGATGTTGGCACGTGGCAGA GGGTATCATAGAAGATGTTTTAAGTGTTTACTTTGCAACAGAACACTGGATTCTACTATGCATTGCGACGGTCCAGATAAAGATATTTACTGCAGAG CCATGGCACAAGGAGTGTTTTAAATGTGGACACTGTTCTAAAGGCCTAGATTCCATCCTTTGCTGCGAAGGCCCGGACAGAAATATTTACTGCAAAG CTTGTTATGCGAAAAAGTTCGGACCCAAAGGTTATGGATATGGTCAAGGCGGTGGAGCTCTGCAATCTGATTGCTATGAAAATGG TGATTTAGCACCAAAAATAGCCGATATAGATGTTGGAAAAATAAGAGCTCGACCAGGCGAGGGCTGTCCCCGTTGCGGTGGTGTTGTATTTGCTGCCGAGTTGGTGCTCTCGAAGGGTCGTGAATGGCACAGGAAATGTTTCAAATGTAGAGATTGTACAAAAACTTTAGACTCAATTATCGCATGCGATGGACCTGATAAAGAAGTTTACTGCAAGACTTGTTATGGAAAAAAATGGGGTCCACACGGCTATGGCTTTGCATGCGGATCTAGTTTTCTGCAAACAGATGGAATGAC CGAAGAACAAATTTCTTCTCAAAGACCATTTGTGTGTCCCGATACAACGTCGATAAAAGCGCCAGAGGGTGAAGGTTGTCCCCGTTGTGGTGGTGCTGTTTTTGCCGCAGAACAACAACTCTCAAAAGGCCAAATGTGGCACAAAAAGTGTTATAATTGTGCCGATTGCCACCGGCCGTTGGATTCGATGATTGCTTGTGATGGCCCAGATAAGGATATTTATTGCCGCCCTTGCTATGGCAAACGTTACGGTCCCAAGGGATTCGGATACGGCCATGCACCAACATTAGTATCGACTTCTGGTGAATCAACCATTCAGTT TCCTGAAGGCAAACCATTTAGTGGAGCGCGTTCATCAGGAGGTTGCCCACGTTGCGGATATGCAGTCTTCGCCGCTGAACAAATGATAAGCAAAAGTAGAATTTGGCACAAACGTTGTTTCCATTGTGCTGACTGTAGGAAATCTCTAGACTCGACAAACTTAAATGATGGCCCAGATGGTGACATTTATTGCCGGGCATGttatggtcgaaatttcggacCAAAAGGTGTTGGTTTTGGACTTGGTGCAGGCACTCTTACAATGACATAA